In Vicingus serpentipes, the following are encoded in one genomic region:
- a CDS encoding alkene reductase, translated as MNKSLFDNYNLAGINLSSRIVMAPLTRCRAIDGNTPNALMAEYYGQRAGAGLIIAEGTAPSPNGLGYTNIPGLFNEKQANEWKKSTQAVHDKGGKIFIQLMHTGRVSHIENLPKGAEVVSASAIAQPGTVKTYLNGHLPYTLPKEMTIEDIQHCIKEFINSSSLAVQAGFDGIEVHASHGYLPNQFINEASNSRTDEYGGSIENRCRFTLDIVKQTIKHIGKEKVGIRLSPFSYADENENPETVIATYKYLASELDKLNIAYVHLSHMGERNPLKFNLWKEIRKLYSGTLILCGDFTKETAQQALDNNEADLIAFGRDFIANPDFVERLKHNYPLAERDNEKWYGNTSEGYTDYPFYNEK; from the coding sequence ATGAATAAAAGCTTATTTGACAATTATAATTTAGCAGGTATAAACTTATCATCACGAATTGTAATGGCACCACTAACCCGTTGCCGAGCAATTGATGGAAACACACCAAACGCTTTAATGGCGGAATATTATGGACAAAGAGCTGGTGCAGGGTTAATTATTGCCGAAGGAACTGCTCCTTCTCCTAACGGATTAGGCTACACCAATATCCCTGGCTTATTTAATGAAAAACAAGCCAATGAATGGAAAAAATCAACTCAAGCTGTTCATGATAAAGGTGGTAAAATTTTTATTCAATTAATGCATACAGGTAGAGTTAGTCACATCGAGAACTTACCTAAGGGAGCAGAAGTTGTTAGTGCCTCAGCTATTGCTCAACCCGGCACAGTAAAAACTTACCTCAACGGACATCTACCCTATACGCTTCCAAAAGAAATGACAATTGAAGATATCCAACATTGCATTAAGGAATTTATTAATTCTTCATCGCTAGCAGTACAGGCTGGGTTCGATGGCATTGAAGTTCATGCTTCACATGGTTATTTACCTAATCAGTTTATTAACGAAGCAAGTAATTCTCGAACTGATGAATATGGAGGAAGTATTGAAAACCGATGTAGATTTACTTTAGACATTGTTAAACAAACAATAAAACACATCGGAAAAGAAAAAGTAGGAATACGTCTTTCCCCTTTTAGTTATGCAGATGAAAACGAAAACCCAGAAACAGTAATAGCAACTTATAAATATTTAGCAAGTGAATTGGATAAGTTAAATATCGCTTATGTTCACCTCAGCCATATGGGAGAAAGAAATCCTTTAAAGTTTAATCTTTGGAAAGAAATAAGAAAACTTTATTCGGGAACACTTATTCTTTGTGGTGATTTTACCAAAGAAACTGCACAGCAAGCATTAGATAATAATGAAGCTGATCTTATTGCTTTTGGTAGAGACTTTATTGCTAATCCTGATTTTGTGGAGCGACTAAAACACAACTACCCTTTGGCGGAAAGAGACAACGAAAAATGGTATGGAAATACATCAGAAGGCTATACAGATTACCCTTTTTATAATGAAAAGTAA